The DNA region AGATTTCAAATGTATCTTTTCATCATCTCTAAGAGACATCACTCCATATATTCCAAGATTAATAGCTCCAGGCAAAACATACCCTCCATTATAATCGATATGTTCTCCTATTAAATTTATCCTACCTGGAGAGAAAAAATGGTATATTGGTTCCTTTGTTTTTCCATAAACTTTTATAAAAACGTTTTTTAGATCCATTCTTTATTACCTCTCTTGTTAGTTTTAAAAAATTTATATGGTTTTTTTAAATTTTTCTATGGCTTGTCTTAGTATTACTGCAGTCTCTTCAACAGCTAAAGTATTAGCTGCTGCCCATGCACCCATTTCACTTGACGCGTACCATTTTATTTTTTCTTTGTCTCGAAGTGGCGGATAAAATTCTATATGAAAGTGATAATATTTATCAGAATCTTTATATTCTTCAGAATTTACAGGAGTTTGATGTATATTCATCATATATGGAAATGGTTTATCAAAAAGTACATCAAATCCACCTGTTAATAACTTCAAACTTTCCGCTAATTCCCATTTTTCTTTATCTGTAAACTGAGAGAGATTACCTCTATGTTGTTTGCTTACTATAAAAGCACCATATGGATAATCTGTAAAAAATGGTAAGTATACAAGAAAAGAGTCGTTTTCAAAAAGAATTCTTTTTTGAAAGCTTTCTTCTTCTTTGTTCATATTGCAAATTAGGCAATCATTTTTTTCTTCATAATATTCTTTACAATTATCTAATTCAACTTTTAATTTCAAGGGAATCCAAGAATAGGCATAAAGTTGTCCATGAGGATGGAGCATAGTAACTCCGACTTCTTTCCCTCTGTTCTCAAAAGGAAAAATATAATTAATCTTTTTGTCTTTAGATAATTCATTGAATCTATCAACCCAAAGATTTACAAGTTTGTATATATGTTCAACAGGCAACTGAGGAAGAGTGATATTATGATCAGGCGAATATAATATTACTTCACATTTTCCATAATTTTTTGAGACTTTGTACAAATCTGTTTCTTTTATATTAGGTTCATCTGGATCTAATTTTAAAGCTGGAAAATCGTTATCATAAGAGTAAACATCGTAGTTTTCAGGAACCTTTTTACCTGGACCCGGACAAAACGGGCACCAATCCTCTGGTAAATGAGGGCGATTTTGTCTATTATCTGCTACCATTGTCCATGTCTTTAATAAAGGATTCCACCTTAGTTCCGGCATATTTTATCCTCCTTATGCTGATTTTCTTATCACAAGTTCTACATCTAAAATTTTCTTGACTATAGTATTATCCACTTTTTTTGTATTTATTTTTTTATAAAGCATATTAAAAGCTTCGTAACCCATCTCAATTTTTTTTACTCTAATAGTAGTTAATTGTGGTTCTATTAACTGAGAAAAAGCTATATCATCATAACCTACTACCGAAACATCTTCAGAAACTTTGATCCCTTTTTCTTTCAAAGCCTTTATTGCACCATATGCTATGAGATCATTATAACAAAATATTCCGTCAAATTTTTCTTTTTTTTCAATCATTTCTAACACTTTATCATAACCCGCTCTTACGTGGTAGCCTTCATGTATACGATCACAAATTTTTATGTCCGCTTCGGAAAAATCTATATTTTTTTCTTTTAAAGCTTTTTTAAATCCTTTAACTCTTCCAAAAGATGCAGAATTATACAATTGATCGGTTATCATTTTTATCTTTTTACACCCTTTTTCAAGGAGATATTTTGTAGCTAAATAGCCTCCTTTTGTTTCATCACTGAATATTTCATCTACATTCCAACTATCAATTTCTCTACCTACGAGTACTACAGGATATCTTTCTCGAATTAATTCTTTTATACCCTCATAACTTTTCTGCATTGGGAAAAGCAGAATCCCATCTACTCTTCTTTCTAACAAGGTTTTTATGAATTTTTCCTCATTTTCATATAAACCTTCAGAATTCATAATAATAATTTGATAATTGTTTTCTCGAGCTGCTTTATCGATTCCTTTAAATACTTCTGAAAAAAAAGGGTTGGAACTGTCAGGAACTATAACTCCTATAGTACCTGTTACATTAGACTTTAACATTGTGGCATAGACGTTCCTAACATACCCTAACTCTTGAGCAATTTTTAATATTCTTTCTTTTGTTTTAGGGTTTATATCTGGTTTATCGTTCAAAGCTCTTGATACTGTATTCACAGACACACCCGCTTTTTCTGCAATATCTTTTATAGTCACAAACTTACTTTGAATTATTTTTATCACCTCTTTCTTATTGTTAACGTTAACGGTATCAATCTAATTTTACACCAAAAAAATTAAAAAACAAAATGCTTTTTTATAATTGTATTATAAATTGTCAGTTTTTGTCGACGCAATTTGACAATATCGTACGATTTTGTCGAATACCTTAGACAAAAATCTACACCTTATTTTTAAAAGCAAAAATCTTTATTTTGTTATATAATTAGAAGTGAATTAATCTATCAAGAGGTGAAAAAATTGTTAACATTAATAAAAGATGCAGAAGTTTATTCCCCTTCTTATGAAGGAAAGAAAGATATTTTAATAGGTGGAGGAAAGATTTTATACATTCAAGGCAATATAAAATTAGACTCAAATTTACAAATAGATATAGTTGGTGGAGAGGATTATCTATTAGTTCCTGGTTTTATCGATTCTCACGTACACATTGTTGGTGGAGGTGGAGAAGGGGGATATAATACCAGAACTCCGGAAATTACCCTTTCTCAAATAGTAAAAGGCGGAATAACGACTTTAGTAGGTGTATTAGGAACAGATAATGCAACAAGAAGTATGGAAAACTTGATAGCTAAGGCTAAATCATTAAATGTAGAAGGCGTTAGTTGTTATGCATATACTGGTTCTTATCATTTGCCTTTAAAGACTTTTACTAATAGAATTATCGATGATATAGTTTTTATTGAAGAAATCATAGGTGTTGGAGAAATAGCTATTTCAGATCATCGAGGTTCTCAACCTACGATAGAAGAGTTGACAAGATTAACTTCGGATGCAAGAATTGGAGGTATTTTATCGAAAAAAGCTGGTATTGTCAATGTTCATGTTGGAAGAGGCAAAAATTTTGTAGACCCCTTAATAGAAGTATTTAAGAAATCAGATTTACCTATCACACAATTCTTACCTACACACATGAACAAAGGAAAAGAATCTATTCAAGTATGCAAGAAATTTATCGAGTTAGGGGGTAGAGTTGACTTTACTACTAGCAGTCCTGAAAAGAAAAGTAAAGATGATTTTTCTAAACCTTCTAAAGCTTTGAAAACTTTATTGGACGAAGGGGCAAATATAGAAAATATTTCTTTTTCTTCTGATGGTCAAGGAAGTTTACCAAAGTTTGATGAAGAAGGTAATTTCTTAAAATTAGATGTTGCAGACGTATGCACGCTATTTGAAGAGGTAAGAGATTGCGTAATTCAAGAAAATATCCCGTTAGAAGAAGCTTTAAAAGTTATTACTTCTAATCCTGCTAATTTTCTTAAATTGGAAAACAAAGGACAAATAAAAGAAGGTTTCGATGCAGATTTGGTATTATTACAAAAAGACACTTTGAATATTGAAAAAGTCATGGCAAAAGGTACTTTTTTAGCTTAAATATAAAGCCCAAACATGCGTTCTTTGTGTTTGGGCTTTTATTTAACACCAAGTGAATAATTTAAAAGCTTAGTTTTAAATTTCTATTTTTTATTTCTTCTTTAATAATTTTGACAAAATTCTCTCTTGAGACATTTTCCTGTGTATTTCCTTCTCTTGTTCTAATATTGACATTATTCCCTGTGACTTCTTTTTCTCCGAATACTATCATATATGGAACTTTTTTCATTTGTTCGTTTCGTATTTTGTAACCCACAGTAGAATCAGAGTCATTTATATATACTCTTATATTTTCTTTTTCAAGTTCTTGCGCAAATTTTTTTGCTTCTTCGTTGTACTTTTCAGAAACTGGAATTATTGAAACTTGTGTTGGCGCAAGCCAAGTAGGAAATTCTCCTGCGAAATTTTCTATCAAAATACCAAAAAATCTTTCTAAGGAACCAAATATTGCCCTATGAATCATAACTGGTCTTTCATACTCGCCTTTCTCATTAGCATATTCTATTTCAAATCTTTCTGGCATCTGAAAATCGAGCTGTATAGTAGTACATTGCCATTTTCTTCCTATAGAATCTGTTAGATGGAAATCAATTTTAGGGCCATAAAAAGCACCATCACCTTCAGCTATTTTGTAATTTATTTGAGACTTTTCTAATGCAGATTTAAGTGCTTGAGTTGCCTTTTCCCATGTTTCAATTTCTCCCATGTGATCTTCAGGCATAGTACTTAAGATAGCTTCATAATTGAATCCAAAAGTTGAATATATTTCATTAGTTAATTCGATTACTTTTATTATTTCTTCTTCCATTTGCGATTTAGTGCAAAAGATATGAGCATCATCTTGTGTAAAAGATCTAACCCTAAAAAGGCCGTGCAATACCCCACTTCTTTCATATCTATGAACTCTGCCAAATTCAAACATTCTTATTGGTAAATCTTTATAACTCACAAAATTATTTTTATATATTAAAATATGTCCTGGACAGTTCATAGGTTTCACAGCCATTGGCATGTCCTCTTTTTCTGTAAAAAACATGTTTTCCTTATAATGATCCCAATGACCTGATTGGTGCCATAACTTTATATTCATAATTTGGGGAGTTTCAACTTCCTGATACCCATACTTTTTATGTACTTGCCTTGAATAGGTCATTAATTCATTTAAAATTATTTTCCCATTAGAAAGCATAAACGGCATTCCAGGAGCCATTTCGGATTGAAGCATAAATAAATTAAGCTGTGGCCCAAGTTTCCTATGGTCACGTTTTTTAGCTTCTTCTATCATATTTAGATAGTTGTCTAAATCGCTTTTTTTTACGAAAGCGGTCGCGTATATTCTCTGAAGCATTTTATTTTTTTCATCGCCACGCCAATATGCTCCAGAAACGGATAAAAGTTTGAAATATTTAACGTATCCAGTGGAAGGTAAATGAGGGCCTCTACAAAGATCTACAAAATCCCCTTGAAAATAAACTGAAACTTTATCATCTGTAATTTCGTCTATCAACTCAAGTTTATATGGTTGGTCCTTAAATAATTCTTTAGCATCTTCTTTACTCAACTCTTTTCTAACAATCTTTATATCTTCCTTTATAATTTTTTTCATCTCTTCTTCTATCTTTGG from Petrotoga sp. 9PWA.NaAc.5.4 includes:
- the galT gene encoding galactose-1-phosphate uridylyltransferase, whose product is MPELRWNPLLKTWTMVADNRQNRPHLPEDWCPFCPGPGKKVPENYDVYSYDNDFPALKLDPDEPNIKETDLYKVSKNYGKCEVILYSPDHNITLPQLPVEHIYKLVNLWVDRFNELSKDKKINYIFPFENRGKEVGVTMLHPHGQLYAYSWIPLKLKVELDNCKEYYEEKNDCLICNMNKEEESFQKRILFENDSFLVYLPFFTDYPYGAFIVSKQHRGNLSQFTDKEKWELAESLKLLTGGFDVLFDKPFPYMMNIHQTPVNSEEYKDSDKYYHFHIEFYPPLRDKEKIKWYASSEMGAWAAANTLAVEETAVILRQAIEKFKKTI
- a CDS encoding LacI family DNA-binding transcriptional regulator translates to MQSKFVTIKDIAEKAGVSVNTVSRALNDKPDINPKTKERILKIAQELGYVRNVYATMLKSNVTGTIGVIVPDSSNPFFSEVFKGIDKAARENNYQIIIMNSEGLYENEEKFIKTLLERRVDGILLFPMQKSYEGIKELIRERYPVVLVGREIDSWNVDEIFSDETKGGYLATKYLLEKGCKKIKMITDQLYNSASFGRVKGFKKALKEKNIDFSEADIKICDRIHEGYHVRAGYDKVLEMIEKKEKFDGIFCYNDLIAYGAIKALKEKGIKVSEDVSVVGYDDIAFSQLIEPQLTTIRVKKIEMGYEAFNMLYKKINTKKVDNTIVKKILDVELVIRKSA
- the iadA gene encoding beta-aspartyl-peptidase — its product is MLTLIKDAEVYSPSYEGKKDILIGGGKILYIQGNIKLDSNLQIDIVGGEDYLLVPGFIDSHVHIVGGGGEGGYNTRTPEITLSQIVKGGITTLVGVLGTDNATRSMENLIAKAKSLNVEGVSCYAYTGSYHLPLKTFTNRIIDDIVFIEEIIGVGEIAISDHRGSQPTIEELTRLTSDARIGGILSKKAGIVNVHVGRGKNFVDPLIEVFKKSDLPITQFLPTHMNKGKESIQVCKKFIELGGRVDFTTSSPEKKSKDDFSKPSKALKTLLDEGANIENISFSSDGQGSLPKFDEEGNFLKLDVADVCTLFEEVRDCVIQENIPLEEALKVITSNPANFLKLENKGQIKEGFDADLVLLQKDTLNIEKVMAKGTFLA
- the thrS gene encoding threonine--tRNA ligase, whose translation is MVKITFPDGSVKEFENNVTPADIAKSISEGLYRKSIAAKINNELKDLNTPINYDSTLKLITLEDEEAPAIYRHTMSHIMAQAVVRIFGKDKVKLAIGPVIEDGFYYDFDIEGYKISEEDFPKIEEEMKKIIKEDIKIVRKELSKEDAKELFKDQPYKLELIDEITDDKVSVYFQGDFVDLCRGPHLPSTGYVKYFKLLSVSGAYWRGDEKNKMLQRIYATAFVKKSDLDNYLNMIEEAKKRDHRKLGPQLNLFMLQSEMAPGMPFMLSNGKIILNELMTYSRQVHKKYGYQEVETPQIMNIKLWHQSGHWDHYKENMFFTEKEDMPMAVKPMNCPGHILIYKNNFVSYKDLPIRMFEFGRVHRYERSGVLHGLFRVRSFTQDDAHIFCTKSQMEEEIIKVIELTNEIYSTFGFNYEAILSTMPEDHMGEIETWEKATQALKSALEKSQINYKIAEGDGAFYGPKIDFHLTDSIGRKWQCTTIQLDFQMPERFEIEYANEKGEYERPVMIHRAIFGSLERFFGILIENFAGEFPTWLAPTQVSIIPVSEKYNEEAKKFAQELEKENIRVYINDSDSTVGYKIRNEQMKKVPYMIVFGEKEVTGNNVNIRTREGNTQENVSRENFVKIIKEEIKNRNLKLSF